One region of Ferrovum sp. JA12 genomic DNA includes:
- a CDS encoding MBL fold metallo-hydrolase — translation MDNHVVKSFFDPGTWTYSYVVYSSRDLHCVIIDPVLNFQQESGHITYESADELLNFIRSERLVVDYILETHAHADHLSAGHYIQEETTAPIAIGEKITEVQKVFKSIFNFSHDFPTDGSDFNYLLKDKDVLNFGELSLEVLSVPGHTPACMAYKIGDTIFVGDTLFMPDVGTARCDFPGGDAKQLYHSVQKILSYPDDTLLYLCHDYPPPNRQTLQHKSTVKEQKEKNIHLHSGVSETEFVTIRNNRDKTLTLPKLIFPAIQLNIRAGKIPTPESNGVSYLKIPLMNSRC, via the coding sequence ATGGATAACCACGTCGTTAAATCATTTTTTGATCCAGGGACGTGGACTTATTCTTACGTGGTATATTCCTCACGTGATCTGCATTGTGTCATCATTGATCCGGTGCTTAACTTTCAACAAGAGTCAGGGCATATTACTTACGAGTCTGCGGATGAATTATTAAACTTTATTCGTTCTGAGAGGCTGGTTGTAGACTATATTCTTGAAACCCATGCTCATGCAGATCACCTTAGTGCAGGTCATTACATCCAAGAAGAAACAACTGCTCCCATCGCTATTGGCGAAAAAATCACTGAAGTTCAAAAAGTATTTAAATCTATTTTTAATTTTAGTCATGATTTTCCAACTGATGGGTCAGACTTTAACTATCTATTGAAAGATAAAGATGTTCTCAATTTTGGTGAATTGTCCTTAGAAGTTTTGTCTGTTCCGGGTCATACTCCAGCTTGTATGGCTTATAAAATCGGCGACACTATTTTTGTAGGGGATACTTTATTTATGCCAGACGTGGGCACCGCCCGCTGTGATTTTCCGGGTGGTGATGCAAAACAATTATATCATTCAGTACAAAAAATACTGTCATATCCCGATGACACTTTATTATATTTGTGCCATGATTATCCTCCACCAAACAGACAGACCCTTCAACACAAATCTACAGTTAAAGAACAAAAAGAAAAAAATATCCACCTTCACAGTGGCGTCAGCGAAACAGAGTTTGTGACTATTCGAAATAATCGTGACAAAACTCTAACCTTACCCAAACTCATCTTCCCTGCCATTCAATTGAATATTCGTGCGGGTAAAATACCTACCCCAGAGAGTAACGGAGTAAGTTATCTTAAAATCCCCTT
- a CDS encoding FKBP-type peptidyl-prolyl cis-trans isomerase, with protein sequence MKQLMYFLLVSLSSFFIANNSFSASTEKTTMTLDGLTIIDHLIGTGATAKSGQQVSVHYTGWLYDANAKDHKGQKFDSSVDRNQPFQFILGAGQVIKGWDEGVAGMKVGGKRTLIIPSHLGYGSRGAGGVIPPNAKLMFDVELLEVN encoded by the coding sequence ATGAAACAACTCATGTATTTTTTATTGGTATCACTGTCTTCTTTTTTTATCGCAAATAACAGTTTTTCAGCATCTACGGAGAAAACCACCATGACACTAGATGGATTAACCATCATTGACCATTTAATCGGTACAGGCGCCACAGCTAAATCAGGACAACAAGTATCAGTGCACTATACAGGCTGGTTATACGATGCCAACGCAAAGGACCATAAGGGACAGAAATTTGATAGTTCCGTGGACCGTAATCAACCTTTCCAATTTATATTAGGTGCGGGTCAGGTCATCAAGGGCTGGGATGAGGGCGTTGCGGGCATGAAAGTGGGTGGCAAACGAACTCTTATTATTCCCTCACACTTAGGTTATGGCAGTCGCGGTGCAGGGGGCGTGATCCCTCCTAACGCTAAGCTTATGTTTGATGTAGAACTGTTAGAAGTCAACTGA
- the hrpA gene encoding ATP-dependent RNA helicase HrpA, which translates to MQKPVLNPEFDGSLPIHDHLDEIRLLITQHQTLILCGETGSGKTTQIPKICLSLGFGQHKMIGCTQPRRLAARSVAQRLAQELKTEVGHGVGTKIRFQDRVNPTASAIKVMTDGILLAEINRDPRLTAYDVIIIDEAHERSLNIDFLLGYLKQILPSRPDLKLIITSATIETEKFSNFFHGAPIIEVSGRTYPVDIRYRPVQLEQEDNEDIENGSTKSHLLQVIDDLMKETHQGDVLVFLPGERDIRDVLDSLRRQQPAHTEIIPLFARLSQQEQDKIFSSSPYRRIVLSTNVAETSLTVPGIRFVVDSGLVRVKRFSQRNKIDQLLIEKNSQASAKQRAGRSGRTAPGICIRLYSEEDFNSRPAFTTPELLRSSLAGVILKMIHLKLGSIEDFPFIDPPSPKAIQSGRLELLELSAIDGNQNLTPIGQKIAKIPLDPHLSRMLIAAQEYQCVTEVLIITSFLSIQDPRERPFELRVQADQQHKQFAHPQSDFMSIINLWHAYLKELNGSKKHQLRWCHKHFLNFKRVREWHDLHHQLKQSIEALGITPNQKETTYDSLHNALLSGLISQIGNYHQDSESYLGVRGLKFKINKSSSLALKKPKWIMASEIIDTGILQARTVCQIQSHWIEKFAKGLMHYTLSPGEWDPIQGQAIAYENGTLYGLTVIQRRKVSLDQRDRDQAYSLLLRHLCVLQEYSGKIPNFVSQNHHTIESVALLEHKTRRQDVLIDEEAIVELYRHYIPSFITKAQELTNWYQKLSSQEKETLLFTPEQLKKHSSENATLVLYPDSLHIHGNDYPLLYRFDPGHPLDGVTLRIPLPLLGSLNESDIEWLVPGLIREKIQLLIKGLPPSIRRVLVPVPHCITLFLSRFSEKDGSLLTCLQTFIAEVYHQSISPESWPTLPKHLLMNLQVVTDSNEEIAQSRSLSQLKQHLSPLIEEEIQQLDNPLLHLPEITSWNFGELPEEIIVNKKGIRIILYPALVNEEGHLFIRAMDTPLEVQIKTQSGITRLVEIQLKSWLNPIEKNLTHSTELALLLCKLSPPPHQQVEGWLKKQWLHLLLKELVNSFSGKINNESSFSQLCLHIRSQLSTLIKLLNDKHRLLCELLKQFFTQQEKLKKAAYPDSYRDIIDHLNRLLNWSLYLDISLQEYLLRPRYVEGLLKRVERCILDPRQDQDKMKQTITFTTRLKEYRHKKGNSEPSQQFMKMLEEFYLSLYAQPMKTLYPISVQRLEKFWSEQLK; encoded by the coding sequence ATGCAAAAACCCGTCTTAAATCCTGAGTTTGACGGCTCATTGCCCATTCATGATCATCTGGATGAAATTCGTCTTTTAATTACTCAGCATCAAACACTTATTCTGTGTGGTGAAACAGGATCTGGTAAAACCACACAAATCCCTAAAATATGTCTCAGTTTGGGTTTTGGACAACATAAAATGATTGGTTGTACCCAACCCAGGCGTCTTGCTGCCAGATCAGTCGCGCAACGGCTGGCGCAAGAACTAAAAACTGAGGTAGGTCATGGCGTTGGCACTAAAATCCGCTTTCAAGACCGAGTCAATCCAACAGCAAGTGCCATCAAAGTGATGACAGACGGTATTTTATTGGCCGAAATAAACCGAGATCCTCGGCTAACAGCTTATGATGTCATCATCATTGATGAAGCCCATGAAAGAAGTTTAAACATTGATTTTTTACTGGGTTATCTTAAACAAATACTTCCTTCCCGCCCAGACTTAAAACTGATTATTACCTCAGCTACCATTGAAACGGAAAAGTTTTCTAATTTTTTCCACGGTGCTCCTATTATTGAAGTAAGTGGTCGCACTTACCCTGTTGATATTCGGTATCGTCCAGTGCAATTAGAACAAGAGGATAATGAGGACATAGAGAACGGCAGTACAAAGAGTCATCTGCTACAGGTTATAGATGATTTAATGAAAGAAACACATCAAGGTGATGTGTTGGTCTTTCTGCCGGGAGAGCGGGATATCAGAGATGTTCTCGATTCTTTAAGAAGACAGCAACCTGCCCACACAGAAATCATCCCCCTATTTGCTCGCCTCTCGCAACAAGAACAAGACAAAATCTTTAGTTCTAGCCCATATCGCAGGATTGTTTTATCCACTAACGTAGCAGAAACCTCACTCACGGTTCCTGGAATTCGTTTTGTTGTGGACAGTGGTTTGGTCAGAGTAAAGCGTTTTAGTCAACGTAACAAAATCGATCAATTACTCATTGAAAAGAACTCACAAGCCTCAGCCAAGCAGCGAGCGGGGCGTTCCGGTAGGACTGCTCCTGGGATTTGTATACGCCTATATAGTGAGGAGGATTTTAATAGCCGTCCAGCCTTTACAACCCCTGAGTTATTAAGAAGCTCATTGGCTGGAGTCATATTAAAAATGATCCACTTAAAGTTAGGCTCTATTGAAGACTTTCCTTTTATAGATCCTCCCTCACCAAAAGCCATTCAAAGTGGAAGGTTAGAATTATTGGAGCTTAGCGCTATCGATGGTAATCAGAACTTGACACCCATTGGTCAGAAAATAGCAAAGATTCCCTTAGATCCTCATTTATCACGCATGTTAATTGCGGCCCAAGAATATCAGTGTGTCACGGAAGTACTGATCATTACCTCCTTTTTAAGTATCCAAGACCCACGGGAGCGCCCCTTTGAATTGAGAGTACAAGCGGACCAACAACATAAACAGTTTGCCCATCCGCAATCTGACTTTATGTCCATCATCAACTTATGGCATGCCTATCTTAAGGAATTAAATGGAAGCAAAAAACACCAACTACGCTGGTGTCATAAACATTTCTTGAACTTTAAGAGAGTTCGTGAATGGCATGATTTACATCATCAATTAAAACAATCTATTGAAGCGCTTGGAATAACCCCTAATCAAAAGGAAACAACTTATGATTCACTACACAACGCACTACTTAGCGGATTAATTAGTCAAATTGGTAACTATCATCAAGACAGTGAAAGTTATCTGGGCGTACGTGGTTTAAAATTTAAAATCAATAAATCTTCATCCTTAGCATTGAAAAAACCCAAATGGATCATGGCTTCAGAAATCATTGATACGGGCATATTGCAGGCACGAACCGTCTGTCAGATTCAAAGTCATTGGATAGAAAAATTTGCTAAGGGTTTAATGCACTATACCCTCTCACCTGGCGAATGGGATCCCATTCAAGGTCAGGCGATAGCCTATGAAAATGGCACACTCTATGGGTTGACCGTTATTCAACGACGCAAAGTATCATTGGACCAACGTGATAGAGATCAGGCCTATTCTTTACTACTGCGACATTTATGTGTGTTACAAGAATATAGTGGAAAGATACCTAACTTTGTCTCACAAAACCATCACACCATTGAGAGCGTTGCGCTGCTAGAACATAAGACCCGACGTCAAGATGTTCTGATTGATGAGGAGGCTATCGTTGAATTATATCGGCACTACATTCCCTCGTTCATCACCAAAGCTCAAGAGTTAACAAATTGGTATCAGAAATTATCGTCACAGGAAAAAGAGACCCTTTTATTTACCCCAGAGCAATTAAAAAAACACAGTAGTGAAAATGCAACTCTTGTACTCTATCCCGATTCATTACATATTCATGGTAATGATTACCCTCTACTCTATCGCTTCGATCCAGGCCATCCATTAGATGGCGTTACCCTAAGAATTCCTCTGCCTCTACTGGGTTCGCTGAATGAGAGCGATATTGAATGGCTCGTACCTGGCCTTATCCGTGAAAAAATTCAACTATTAATTAAAGGATTGCCTCCATCCATTAGACGAGTACTGGTTCCAGTGCCTCATTGTATTACTCTTTTTTTAAGTCGGTTTTCAGAAAAAGATGGTTCATTATTAACCTGTTTACAAACATTTATTGCCGAGGTTTACCATCAGAGTATTTCACCGGAAAGTTGGCCTACGTTACCCAAACATCTTTTAATGAATTTGCAAGTTGTCACTGATTCCAATGAGGAAATCGCCCAATCACGATCCTTAAGCCAACTAAAACAACACTTAAGTCCCTTAATAGAAGAAGAAATACAACAACTAGATAACCCTCTTTTACACTTACCAGAGATTACCAGTTGGAACTTTGGTGAACTGCCTGAGGAAATTATTGTAAACAAAAAGGGGATTCGAATTATCCTATACCCCGCCTTAGTCAATGAAGAGGGCCATCTTTTTATTAGAGCAATGGACACTCCTCTTGAGGTACAAATCAAAACACAATCAGGAATTACCCGCCTAGTTGAAATTCAACTAAAGAGTTGGCTGAACCCTATAGAGAAAAATCTGACTCACTCAACAGAGTTGGCATTACTTCTCTGCAAGCTGTCTCCTCCCCCTCATCAACAAGTGGAGGGTTGGTTAAAAAAACAATGGTTACATCTTTTATTGAAAGAGCTCGTTAATTCTTTTTCAGGAAAAATTAATAACGAGTCCTCTTTTAGTCAGCTTTGCTTACATATACGATCTCAATTAAGCACTCTGATCAAACTGTTAAACGATAAACACCGCTTACTGTGCGAACTATTAAAACAATTTTTTACACAGCAAGAGAAATTAAAAAAGGCCGCTTACCCTGACTCCTATCGTGACATAATTGATCATCTGAATAGGTTACTGAATTGGTCTCTTTACTTGGATATTTCTTTGCAAGAGTATCTGTTGCGACCCAGGTATGTAGAAGGATTATTAAAACGTGTGGAACGTTGTATTTTGGATCCTCGCCAAGACCAAGATAAAATGAAACAAACCATAACCTTTACTACAAGACTCAAAGAATATCGTCATAAAAAAGGGAACTCCGAACCAAGTCAACAGTTTATGAAAATGCTGGAAGAGTTTTATCTATCATTGTATGCTCAACCCATGAAAACCCTCTATCCAATTTCTGTACAAAGGCTGGAAAAATTTTGGTCAGAACAGCTAAAATAA
- a CDS encoding ArnT family glycosyltransferase yields the protein MFSLFSNKKSLSFDGEFTLGKTVLFLLICCAWLIPGLTGHSPWKYDEAVSQGIIYHLNHGGHWLYPTLGGEPYFNTPPFYFWVAALTQRLFSPWLNPADAARLSSGLFMALTFVITALGAYTLFGSRAIRASVILLMGSVGLLLRAHEMSSHLSWITGMAMVFVAIPWSRNQSLWAGLLAGTGLGIAFLSIGPLAAGLLLPLILLSPLAIRPVMPKRPLIYILAIVLSLAPFLIIWPYALHLHHPNEFHQWWMRLADPFLHPSQWFILTTTPLYYLIVSIWFAFPAAPLSLGVLWYGGRALRSRPSVRYVMLCLLWFYFVLGFCTQPNEFYTLSLLVPLSILAGGNIDLLKRGTAHALDWFGMITFGLITLLLWLGWVAQLLNFPASIVNFLDTTLPGFREQFHFLPFVFALFISGLWIVTIMRSHQNARRALINWSVGLTVSWLLLMSLWLPFIDRARGYESVMTSLSNNLIHHPGCIASLGLGEPQRGLLEYYLHLHTQRLEINPSSTCPLLLLQDNPRHRIYRIGEGTLLWSGSRPGDQKERLYLYTKP from the coding sequence GTGTTTTCACTCTTCTCCAATAAAAAGTCCTTGAGTTTTGATGGGGAATTCACCCTAGGCAAAACTGTCCTTTTCTTACTTATTTGCTGTGCTTGGCTAATCCCCGGCTTAACAGGCCACTCTCCTTGGAAATATGACGAAGCGGTCAGTCAAGGCATTATTTATCATCTCAATCATGGCGGTCACTGGTTATATCCAACTTTAGGTGGCGAGCCTTATTTTAATACCCCTCCCTTTTATTTCTGGGTTGCCGCCCTCACGCAACGCCTCTTTAGTCCTTGGCTAAACCCAGCGGATGCAGCAAGACTCTCGAGTGGGCTCTTTATGGCGCTAACTTTTGTTATTACCGCCCTCGGAGCCTATACTTTATTTGGTTCGCGAGCTATACGCGCCAGCGTTATTCTATTGATGGGCTCTGTCGGGCTTTTATTGAGAGCCCATGAGATGAGCTCTCATCTGTCATGGATCACCGGCATGGCCATGGTCTTTGTGGCCATTCCTTGGTCAAGAAACCAATCCCTGTGGGCTGGATTACTAGCAGGAACCGGTTTAGGCATTGCTTTCCTATCGATTGGCCCCTTAGCAGCGGGATTATTATTACCCCTAATTCTGTTAAGTCCCCTGGCTATCAGACCAGTCATGCCAAAAAGACCGCTCATTTATATCCTGGCTATTGTTCTCAGCTTAGCCCCCTTTCTTATAATTTGGCCCTATGCCCTGCATTTACATCATCCTAATGAGTTTCATCAGTGGTGGATGCGTCTCGCAGATCCTTTCCTTCATCCAAGCCAATGGTTTATTTTAACCACCACTCCTTTGTACTACTTGATTGTTAGTATTTGGTTTGCCTTTCCAGCAGCACCATTGTCCTTAGGTGTTCTTTGGTATGGTGGTAGAGCTCTACGCTCAAGACCCTCCGTACGCTACGTGATGCTTTGCTTGTTATGGTTCTACTTTGTATTAGGCTTTTGTACCCAACCCAATGAGTTTTATACCCTATCACTACTTGTCCCCTTGTCCATTCTTGCTGGTGGAAATATAGATCTGTTAAAAAGAGGCACTGCCCACGCCTTAGATTGGTTTGGGATGATTACTTTTGGACTCATTACTCTTTTATTATGGCTAGGGTGGGTTGCACAGTTATTAAATTTCCCAGCAAGTATTGTTAACTTTTTGGATACAACATTACCCGGTTTTCGTGAACAATTTCATTTCCTACCCTTTGTATTTGCTTTGTTCATCAGTGGATTATGGATTGTCACGATCATGCGCTCACACCAGAATGCCCGGCGTGCACTCATTAATTGGTCAGTGGGGCTTACTGTATCTTGGTTATTGTTGATGTCGCTGTGGTTACCCTTTATTGACCGTGCAAGAGGTTATGAGAGTGTTATGACCTCACTATCTAACAATCTTATACACCATCCTGGCTGCATAGCGAGTCTTGGCCTTGGTGAACCACAACGTGGATTATTGGAATATTATTTACATCTCCATACCCAACGCCTTGAAATAAATCCCTCATCAACTTGTCCTCTGTTGTTATTACAAGACAACCCACGCCATCGCATTTACCGCATTGGGGAAGGCACTTTATTATGGAGTGGCTCACGTCCTGGTGATCAAAAAGAGCGACTATATCTTTACACCAAGCCCTAA
- the rpmE gene encoding 50S ribosomal protein L31 codes for MKPEIHPNYQDVTVTCSCGNSFVTKSTLGKPNLSVEVCSACHPFYTGKQKIVDTAGRVEKFRQKYARK; via the coding sequence ATGAAACCTGAAATTCACCCAAATTATCAAGATGTGACCGTTACTTGTAGTTGCGGAAACTCTTTTGTTACCAAATCAACCCTTGGTAAACCCAACTTATCTGTGGAAGTCTGTTCCGCTTGTCATCCGTTTTACACTGGTAAACAAAAAATTGTTGATACAGCTGGTCGTGTTGAAAAATTCCGTCAGAAATACGCCCGTAAATAA
- the rho gene encoding transcription termination factor Rho, producing the protein MHLSDLKTLHVTELVEMAIKNEIEGANRLRKQELIFALLKNQAKKGESIYGEGTLEVLQDGFGFLRSPETSYLASPDDIYISPSQIRRFNLHTGDSIEGEIRIPKEGERYFALVKVDLVNGEAPENSKNKILFENLTPLFPTEPLTLERDIKAEENITGRVIDIVAPIGKGQRGLLVASPKSGKTVMLQHIAHSISSNNPDAHLIVLLIDERPEEVTEMQRSVRGEVVSSTFDEPATRHVQVAEMVIEKAKRLVEHKRDVVILLDSITRLARAYNTVIPSSGKVLTGGVDANALQRPKRFFGAARNVEEGGSLTIIATALVDTGSRMDDVIYEEFKGTGNMEIHLDRRMAEKRIYPAINVNRSGTRREEMLLKPEVLQKIWVLRKLLYPMDEIEALEFLLDKIKATKNNADFFDSMRRG; encoded by the coding sequence ATGCATTTATCTGATCTAAAAACCCTACATGTCACCGAACTAGTCGAAATGGCTATTAAAAATGAAATTGAAGGAGCCAATCGATTACGTAAGCAAGAATTGATATTTGCTTTATTAAAGAACCAAGCCAAGAAAGGTGAAAGTATTTATGGTGAAGGAACCTTAGAAGTTTTACAGGATGGTTTTGGGTTTCTTCGGTCTCCTGAGACTTCTTATTTGGCGAGTCCCGATGATATCTATATTTCCCCCTCTCAAATCAGACGGTTTAACTTACATACCGGGGACAGTATTGAGGGTGAAATTAGAATACCTAAGGAAGGAGAACGTTACTTCGCTCTAGTTAAAGTTGATTTAGTGAACGGTGAGGCTCCAGAAAACTCAAAAAACAAAATCCTCTTTGAAAACTTAACCCCTCTTTTTCCAACTGAACCTCTTACCCTTGAACGTGATATAAAAGCTGAAGAAAATATCACTGGACGTGTCATCGATATCGTGGCTCCCATCGGGAAAGGTCAGCGTGGATTATTGGTAGCCAGTCCTAAAAGCGGAAAAACAGTCATGTTGCAACATATTGCACATTCTATTTCCTCCAATAACCCTGATGCTCATTTAATTGTTTTGTTGATTGATGAACGACCAGAAGAAGTAACTGAAATGCAACGCTCAGTGAGGGGCGAAGTGGTGTCCTCTACCTTTGATGAACCGGCCACCCGTCATGTGCAAGTGGCTGAGATGGTGATTGAAAAAGCAAAACGTTTGGTGGAGCATAAACGTGATGTAGTGATTCTATTAGATTCAATCACAAGACTTGCGCGGGCCTACAACACTGTCATCCCCTCATCGGGCAAGGTGTTAACCGGTGGTGTTGATGCGAACGCATTACAGCGTCCAAAACGTTTCTTTGGGGCGGCAAGAAATGTTGAGGAAGGGGGATCACTCACTATTATTGCTACTGCATTGGTCGATACCGGTTCTCGGATGGACGATGTGATCTACGAAGAATTCAAAGGTACTGGTAATATGGAAATTCACCTCGATCGACGAATGGCGGAGAAAAGAATTTATCCTGCTATTAATGTTAACCGGTCGGGAACCAGACGAGAGGAAATGTTACTGAAGCCAGAGGTTCTTCAAAAAATCTGGGTATTACGAAAATTACTTTATCCAATGGACGAAATTGAGGCGTTGGAATTCCTACTGGATAAAATCAAAGCCACTAAAAACAATGCTGATTTCTTTGATTCCATGCGCAGAGGCTAA
- the trxA gene encoding thioredoxin TrxA: MSESIIHISDRSFDADVLQANTPVLLDFWAEWCGPCKLIAPILEDIAKDYSGRLKIAKLNVDDNPETSRKFGIRGIPTLLLFKNGNVEATKVGALSKSQLSAFIDSHL, encoded by the coding sequence ATGAGTGAATCCATAATACATATTAGCGATCGTTCATTTGATGCTGACGTACTACAAGCCAATACTCCTGTTCTGCTAGACTTTTGGGCTGAATGGTGTGGTCCCTGTAAATTAATCGCACCAATACTTGAAGATATTGCCAAAGACTACTCCGGTCGTTTGAAAATAGCCAAATTAAATGTTGATGATAACCCCGAGACCTCAAGAAAATTCGGTATCCGCGGCATCCCTACCCTTCTACTATTCAAAAATGGTAACGTAGAAGCCACCAAAGTTGGAGCGCTATCTAAATCACAACTAAGTGCTTTTATTGACAGTCACTTGTAA
- the fdxA gene encoding ferredoxin FdxA — protein sequence MTYVVTESCIRCKYTDCVDVCPVDCFREGPNFLVIDPDECIDCTLCVAECPVEAIYAEDDVPENQRAFIAINADLAKVWKPIIERKDPLEDADEWKDVKEKREFLEK from the coding sequence ATGACTTATGTGGTAACCGAGTCTTGTATACGTTGTAAATATACAGATTGTGTGGATGTATGTCCGGTAGATTGTTTTCGTGAGGGACCTAACTTTTTAGTTATTGATCCAGATGAATGTATTGATTGCACCTTATGTGTCGCGGAATGTCCGGTAGAAGCTATTTATGCTGAAGATGACGTACCTGAAAATCAACGGGCCTTTATTGCAATCAACGCAGATCTGGCGAAAGTTTGGAAGCCTATTATTGAGCGTAAAGACCCTTTAGAGGATGCCGATGAGTGGAAAGACGTGAAGGAAAAACGCGAGTTTCTGGAGAAGTAG